Proteins encoded by one window of Rutidosis leptorrhynchoides isolate AG116_Rl617_1_P2 chromosome 7, CSIRO_AGI_Rlap_v1, whole genome shotgun sequence:
- the LOC139859455 gene encoding zinc-finger homeodomain protein 2-like — MESRERNSINYNNPPQSNQDSSPRLSTIPLISSPTSNSRRNHTLVDHQQQANHYHGFRRNPNPDPDPAPTLSQAPSQPPLPPSITTRHVAAVVVRYRECLKNHAANMGAHVLDGCGEFMPNGEDDTPEALKCAACECHRSFHRREVEGESQSSYHVQHTVPPPHVAAVPLAPAPTPSSQQQQQQQQQQHRYHHRMQPMMMAFGGANGVPAESSSEDLNIYRAYDGVGSTSKKRFRTKFTQEQKDKMQDFADRIGWKIQKQDEQEILQFCSAIGLKKQVFKVWMHNNKQTTKKKEQ; from the coding sequence atggaaagtagagagagaaactcCATAAATTATAATAATCCACCTCAATCTAATCAAGATTCGTCTCCTAGATTGAGTACTATACCTTTAATTTCCTCACCAACTTCAAACTCAAGAAGAAACCATACCCTAGTAGATCACCAGCAACAAGCTAACCACTATCATGGATTCAGAAGGAATCCAAACCCAGATCCAGATCCGGCTCCAACACTGTCTCAAGCGCCATCACAGCCACCACTACCGCCATCAATAACCACTAGACATGTGGCGGCAGTGGTGGTTCGATATCGCGAATGCTTAAAAAATCATGCTGCTAACATGGGTGCTCATGTTCTGGATGGGTGTGGGGAATTTATGCCTAATGGAGAAGATGACACCCCGGAAGCATTAAAATGTGCCGCCTGCGAATGCCACCGCAGTTTTCATCGCCGAGAGGTCGAGGGCGAATCACAATCAAGTTATCACGTGCAGCACACCGTTCCACCGCCTCATGTGGCGGCAGTACCGCTAGCTCCAGCTCCAACACcatcatctcaacaacaacaacaacagcagcaacaacagcaTAGGTATCATCACCGAATGCAACCAATGATGATGGCATTTGGTGGTGCAAATGGGGTACCAGCTGAATCTTCAAGTGAAGATCTTAACATATACCGGGCATATGACGGAGTGGGGTCCACATCAAAGAAAAGGTTTCGGACTAAATTTACACAAGAGCAGAAGGACAAAATGCAAGATTTTGCAGACAGGATTGGATGGAAGATACAGAAGCAAGATGAACAAGAGATTCTACAATTCTGCAGTGCAATAGGTTTAAAGAAACAAGTGTTCAAAGTGTGGATGCACAACAACAAACAAACCACTAAGAAGAAAGAACAGTAA
- the LOC139859457 gene encoding uncharacterized protein — translation MVLSIRNTTTNRALEAIDALDELSDNEEVEQIPRAPRRYLHRDRQGRALALWNDFFSNNPTFPDDYFRNRYRMSKPQFLRICQGILDFSQTPVPKYFSYFIQKRDAIGLLGFNIVQKVTSAIRQLAYAASADVFDEYLHMGEQTSYDCLNNFCKCIFHLYGPEYLRRPAAQDVQRLTTKHAQIHGFPGMLGSIDCMHWRWRNCPARWKGHYTRGDHGYSSIMLEAVASYDGWFWHAFFGTAGSNNDINVLNQSDLFSELLAGEAPPCTYTVNGCTFTKGYYLADGIYPEWSTIVKSFKNPIDPKQKNSKGIKNRHEKILNEHLEYYKADGKLFNIRHDRIISAKLEGFCYHV, via the coding sequence ATGGTATTATCGATCAGAAATACGACTACGAATCGAGCACTCGAAGCCATTGACGCGCTAGATGAATTAAGTGATAACGAAGAAGTAGAACAAATACCACGGGCACCTAGAAGATATTTACATAGAGATCGTCAGGGTCGTGCATTGGCTTTATGGAATGATTTTTTCTCCAACAATCCCACATTTCCGGACGATTATTTTCGTAATCGTTATCGAATGagcaaacctcaatttcttcgtatTTGTCAAGGTATATTGGACTTTTCTCAAACTCCGGTTCCTAAATATTTTAGTTATTTTATTCAAAAACGTGATGCTATCGGATTACTTGGTTTTAATATTGTTCAAAAAGTAACATCCGCCATACGTCAACTAGCTTATGCCGCTTCGGCCGATGTTTTTGATGAGTATTTGCATATGGGTGAACAAACCTCATATGATTGTTTGAACAATTTTTGCAAATGTATTTTCCACTTGTACGGTCCGGAATATTTGAGACGACCAGCTGCACAAGATGTGCAACGTTTGACCACTAAACATGCTCAAATACATGGTTTTCCGGGGATGTTAGgaagtattgattgtatgcattggagaTGGAGAAATTGTCCGGCACGTTGGAAGGGTCATTATACACGAGGTGACCATGGTTACTCGTCAATTATGCTTGAAGCGGTAGCATCGTACGATGGATGGTTTTGGCACGCGTTTTTTGGAACTGCCGGATCAAACAATGATATCAACGTGCTAAATCAATCCGACTTGTTTAGTGAGTTATTAGCCGGTGAAGCACCACCATGTACGTATACGGTTAACGGATGTACGTTTACTAAGGGTTATTATTTGGCGGATGGAATTTACCCGGAATGGTCTACAATAGTTAAGTCGTTCAAAAATCCGATAGACCCGAAACAAAAAAATTCAAAAGGTATCAAGAATCGGCATGAAAAGATATTGAACGAGCATTTGGAATACTACAAGGCCGATGGCAAATTGTTCAACATCCGGCACGACCGTATTATATCCGCAAAATTAGAAGGATTTTGTTATCATGTgtga